The DNA segment AAAATTGGGGTGGTCGTGAAATACTTCAAGATCAACCTCATGAGCGGAACAGAGCCGGGGATTAATGGTGTGCAATTTTTCACCGGCGGTTTGCTTCCCTCATTATACGAACCGTTGTGCACCGTAAGCTGGGCTGGCTAGCTGGTGGCTGGTAGTGAGGtaggcgtttttgtttttgcttgccgGTGGATGTTCCTGAGAATCCCTAGACTGGGAAGCCTCACCGCCACAAACTAGCCCACCTGCCTGGTGGGTTAATAATCCAAATTCGAAGAATTCGCCTGCAGGTCCTGTTTAAGGGTTTGATTAAGCAGGTCCCTTCAATCGTTGCCTTTCTAATCATTGCCaatggagtgtgtgtgtttgtgtgatatAGGATGAGTGAGAGAGTAAGATAGAaggcaaaataaacaaacaaaatccccAAACTAATGGTAATTTAAGGTCGGAAGGGCTTACTTTTTATCCTTATTTTGTGTCCTGATTTTATAAATCTATCAAACCGGGTTGAATATTTTTCtcgattgaattgaaatacGGTTCCGGTGAATAAATTTCCAGCATTTACTATATCAGATATTCTCACGCAGGACAGCAACCGGCAAGGTCGGTGTCGgtttgcgcaaaaaaaaaaaaaaaattaacccCTTGAAAATCCTTACGATTTATGTAGCGAAAATTGGGACTTTTGGTTCACAGTGTCCACCAGAAGGTGTGAGATGGTGTCACCGAgggtttatttaaattttccaaGAGAAGCTCTAAGTGTTAACGAGGAACCTGCAGCACATTTTGATCGAAAAAAGAGTAATTTTAAACTTATGAACAATTCGAATCTATTTCCAaacgtttttttaaacaaataatatttCTTGTGTCTGTATGTCCATCAACGCGTGTATTCAAATACTTCCCTCAGAGCTGTGTGTATTAAAGAAAGGATTTTTAAACCATGGCATTATTATGTTGGCcatatgaacaaaaaaaaaagctcccacactgataataaaaaaggaaacaaaaccgaaaacaAACGAGCGCAATATGCCTCTGTACCGAACGCAACCGGTGACGTATTTGTACGTGGTGCGCCTGAAAGTTATGCATGATTTATGGCACATTTGGCTTTGCGCTTTGgaagccacagcagcagcagcagcagccgcatcaGAAGTAGCACCAGCGACAGTACCCGCCTCCGATAGTAACTGTTCTGTGTTGGTttcgttggttggttggttggtttgtgtttatttaagctttttttttcctgtccgTGCGCTTTTAGGGcgatttattgtttatttttgttgccttttaaCCCTTTCATCAATGCCAAACGCGGGTGTACCCGTGTGATGCATAGCAATTGATGCGTTGTATTTAGCAGAACAAAACCAAGTGAACGAGATGACGAAAAAGGGAGCAATTTTGTGCTTCAATTATTTTGACAAAAGTTACTAATTGGCCGTGTTAACCCAACTGAGAagatttgttttgctaaacaaaatattttatcCTTTCAATATGATCGCTTCTGCGTACTACCTACCAAAGGGAGGTTAAACAActgcaatttaaatttaacaaaacacaagcacacaaagaACAAGTTTGGTGGAATAATAAATACAGTCAAAAAACAGCATGCGACAACTATACTttacaaaacaatgcaaacaattTCATTCCATACGGCGCAAACGCGGTGTGATGATACAGAGCTGTGTGTGCTAGGGTGTGTAGGTACGCGAGTGATGAGAAGGTGCTTTATTGCTCGTGATGCGCTCTCTAGTGATGGAGTGATGGAGGATGCTCGTGAGCTAAAGGGaagataaataaattcaaacaaaaaaaggaaaaacgaaTGGAGCGGAAGAATATtccaaatacacacacacgcacaagtaTACAAATAGAATGAATGGAACACGACTAACTACTACAACGCAAACGCGATCAACCGCCCCCATGGAGAGCTGATCGGTTTGAAGAGGTTCGACGACTGTGAGGTTGTTCTTATGattcggttttattttatcgATAATGCACTTACTGATCGAGAAGAATTTAAACTATCTAAACATGCTTATTGCTTGGGCTAAAATATCTAGTAATCATTACTACGACGCTCTGTAATGGGTTCTTTCTTTCCATAATACGATCCTTGATAagtttgtgtcgcttttgctTTCTGTTCGCTGTCGGCCGTTTGTTCagctttttaattttaatcttAATCGTTCTCTGATTGGTTACTATTGTTTTCATCGTGTTTTAGGGGGGACTTTACTATGGTCTTTAATCTAACTTGTGTTTGTGATAAATCATAGTTAAAGCGGCGCCATCGGATGTTGGCAGTAGTAGTTAAGTGCTTTTCCATTTACTGTAAATAAATATCTTAAACCCTAAACAGACACAGACCTCAAACTGGACACAGGGAAAGGGAAGAACACACTTCTTTTTACTGATTTGTACAAAATAAACTTTTCGAGACCagacaacagaaaaaaacgagcaatCGTTTACTTGTTTGTGGTTGGAAAGTTAATTTATCTTATGCCGCGATTTATAGTACACaagcttacacacacatgACCAAATCAGTTACACATTGCAGCAAAACGCAATGGCAAAATGGCATCTCGCAATCTGAGTTCAGAAATTTGTTTCGAAAATGTTACACGTACACTAACTACCTACAATAAATTGCTAGAGCTCGAGCGTCTTCCAATTATCAATAGAGTTCCTATCTAACGCGCTTATGTGGCTACATGGAAGGGCTACTACTAACGCACTACTAATTTTAAGGCCACCCCACAGCACATTTACGCACATTTTATCCAATACATATTCGTGCTAATCATCACAAGGTTTTGAATTGTTAAGCTTGtcctgttttttcttcttctttcgttcCTTTTCGTGGGTTTGTCTAGGGAAGCCTGTTGCTCTTGCAATTTTATGTACAATCTTCGCcaaccactcacacacacacacatacacagatgCGGTAtgtctcgttttttttgtacaccctCCCCCTCTCTTCGTCTGTACTTTTGGAAGCCTCTGTCCAGCAGcggtttagtttgtttgtgtttgcattttggAAACATTTCGTACGCAGTAGTGTAGAGTATTATTTGTTACATGTGTTCGACGTTCAGCTCTAACTAAATATGAACTATCTTATCAAGCATCTTATCCTATTGTTTGAGTGGAAGAGAAGGGgggcttttcttttgctttttttagaGGAGCCACGGAGGGATTCCATTTAAACTGGACACGCCAAGGAAATTATGTTGCATTACTCAAACTAAccatagagagagaaagagaacaagACCTTTGAATTAACTGCCGTTTGTTTCGCAGTTAGTCCTTTCTCCTACTTAAcatacaaaagaaaacaatctaAACCTCCTAGTGCATCTACCACAGTGGTTTTAGAGTCCTTTCTGCCCGGTCGTACTGCAAAATAGAGTGcttaatttataaaaaaaatacacaaagcGCTGCTCATCCTATTTTGCGATCCGTACACACAAACTTATCCGGCAAAACTTAACTGTCTAAACTAACtaaaaatgaacaaatttgGCTAAACAACAGAAACGCGCACTAAATGTAGTGCTGCCGTGAGAAGGgtaggtgtgtgtggtggaattTATTTCCTAACACTTTTGCGCCATCGGTAGGGAAACACACTTTTGCACAGATTAGCAAATGGGAAGcatgataatgatgattatAATGCTGATgagcgggtgtgtgtgtgtgtgagtcggTCCAGCTTATGGCTGGGATGAGTTGACAGCTCGCTCTAGGGCGGTAtgtacgcacacacgcacacacacacattacagGGATTCCTACACATTctatgctcatgaataaatgaagaagTACATTGCATTCGTCAAGCGCGTGCGTAACTAAAACGTGCACAAAACTGTCTAGTTTGAGGTGGGGTGGGGGACGTTAGAGTTGGAGGAGTTTGGCATGATGGAATTCGAAATTATAAATGAACGGTAATTTAAACTCGTCCCTATTGCACGCTGTGCACAGCGACCGTGTCTAAATCGATCCACTGGGATATGAGCGCTATGATGATGGTGTGCTACACAATAGTTACACCGAACTAAACGATAATACACACTCGcatgtgcacacacaaaacacacacatacactacaTGTAATGCAAATGCTGCACGAGATGCCGGgacaggtggtggtggtgcgtggGTCGTTTTTTCATGATGGTTGATGGTTGGGATGGATTTCTATCGGCAGGATACGCGCGGCTTCGGTGCTGTCTAAGATGAAGGACATTCAGGACACACAGGGACGGGAATAGGGGCAGCGAGTGTGGCAGCAGACAGGGCGCGCACGGGCAGCGTGAACGAGCGAGAacaatgcacacacgcacacacacacacagatatacgcaaaaaacacaacacacatacagaaacGGTAGCAGAAAGGGAGGGTGTGgttgggagagaaagagagtgggTGGTGGGTTGTTGGATGAGCTCACAGTACCTCCGTATCGTCATCGTGATCGTCGTTCTGTAGCTGCTGGCGGCCGTTCGCCGAGTTGCGATTGTGCTGCCGCTTGGGATCGAACGCGTCGACCACGATCTGCTCCGTGCCCTTGATTTCCGCCCGACAGAATGGGCAACCCTGGAAGAAAGAAGCAACagaaagaacaacaaaaaaggatgttagtttatgttgcacattttccTCGCCCCCCGGGGGGTGTGGGAGAGCGATATGAGAGCTCTTGGCATTGACGTGTGAAATGATGCTTTTGTCCAGCGGGATGATGGGACACCTGTCGCACAGCCCAGAAGGTCAGCTCACTTGCAACGCCACGCCACCCAACGTACCTGCCCCTCCGAGTCCACCTGCCAGGCCGTTAGGCAGGGTGTGCATAGCAGATGCCCGCACGGTTCGATGCGTATGTCCTTATCGTTCTCGGCACAGATTTTGCACAGCTGGAAGGTGCTtcctgcaaacaaaaaaaaaggtcagaGAGAAAGGTGacgatgaaacaaaaatgcaattaaatcAAGCCAGGGTCATGTCGGATGGATCCGTTCCCGGGTACGTACCCATTTCGCAGTACAGCTCATACTGTTCCTGCGTCACGGTGATATGATCCTCGAGCGGGCTCTGCACGGCGAACGACAGGTCCGGATTGTTGGGTTTGCCGTCCGGGTATAGGTAGAACCCTTCCCTGCAGGGGGGAGTGTGCCAATGACGTGGTTGGAAAGACAAGACAACGGAATAAGGATAGGTTAGTACATGGAAAAGCAAGTGTAACCATCTTTAGCCTTACCTATGGCCGTCTAGTAAAGCTTGACATAATGACTTGTTCTGCGGGATTGTCTGCAGGATTTCGCCCTCTTGCGTCACGTACCCTATCGCCCACTGTCCTAACCGGGTGCAGGATAATCTGTAATAATTGGGCGAAGCGGCATTGCAAtattaataatgttttaatgttatcCAAAAGCAAACGAGCAACGTTCTGGGGGTGCTGCTTACCTGAAAACATAACTACCAGCCTTAGTGATATACTTTTGTAAGCGTGCTTTGACTTCGTCGTAGGTTAGGAAAGCTACGTAGCCCGGATGGGTCACAGCAAGGATTTGCCAATTTCTTAGCAACGTATTCCACGGTTGAAACAGcctgcaaaaaaacaacaacaaaaaaaatcagtggTTTAGTGGAAAATGAACCCAAAATCAAACCATCGAATCGAACCGTACCTTGTAAACAcatcaaattcaaaatttgaTATATAATCATTGCACGTTAAGTCTATGGTGGT comes from the Anopheles coluzzii chromosome 2, AcolN3, whole genome shotgun sequence genome and includes:
- the LOC120948708 gene encoding E3 ubiquitin-protein ligase CBL isoform X2 translates to MAATNRARPQPRANISFFSKIQGKISDACAQQKFLTDKKTLEKTWKLMDKVVKLCQQSKMNLKNSPPFILDILPDTYQRLHLIYSKYEDQMHLLHSNEHYNIFINNLMRKCKQAIKLFKEGKEKMFDENSHYRRNLTKLSLVFSHMLSELKAIFPNGLFAGDQFRITKADAAEFWKTRFGNSTLVPWKLFRFELSLVHPISSGLEAMALKTTIDLTCNDYISNFEFDVFTRLFQPWNTLLRNWQILAVTHPGYVAFLTYDEVKARLQKYITKAGSYVFRLSCTRLGQWAIGYVTQEGEILQTIPQNKSLCQALLDGHREGFYLYPDGKPNNPDLSFAVQSPLEDHITVTQEQYELYCEMGSTFQLCKICAENDKDIRIEPCGHLLCTPCLTAWQVDSEGQGCPFCRAEIKGTEQIVVDAFDPKRQHNRNSANGRQQLQNDDHDDDTEVL